The proteins below are encoded in one region of Leptotrichia sp. oral taxon 218:
- a CDS encoding restriction endonuclease subunit S → MEKLLVGEKVEWKKLGEVANCFSGGTPKTSNSSFYDGEIPWIRSGEINFNVIKKSERNITKEGLEKSSAKMIKKNSVVLAMTGATVGRTAVVEIETSSNQSVAAIETNNRIINYKYLFYFLAKEYNNLKKLGQGALTSLNLSIIKNIKIPVPSIETQEKIVKIFDSYTEYVTELQEKLKKELQARNKQYNYYRDMLLSEDYLNKISNKIFMQLDNIIHKTKLIEIAKLSRGKRLVRSELHENGQYPVFQNSLTPLGYYNNKNFDGGKTCIVTAGAAGEIFYQDRDFWAADDVLVITTDDILNKYLYYFLLNKQNLIKSKVRKASVPRLSRDDIEKIEVSLPPIEIQNKIVKILDRFQELLSDTKGLLPLEIEQRRKQYEYYREKLLTFDEGEGYALSTAQHSTAQHSIAQHSTAQHSDK, encoded by the coding sequence ATGGAAAAACTTTTAGTGGGGGAAAAGGTTGAGTGGAAGAAACTGGGGGAAGTTGCAAATTGTTTTTCAGGAGGTACTCCAAAAACTAGTAATAGTAGTTTTTATGATGGTGAAATTCCTTGGATACGTTCAGGAGAAATTAATTTTAACGTTATAAAGAAATCTGAAAGAAATATAACTAAAGAAGGATTAGAAAAATCATCTGCAAAAATGATAAAAAAGAACAGTGTAGTTTTAGCAATGACAGGTGCAACTGTCGGGAGAACAGCGGTTGTTGAGATTGAAACAAGCTCTAATCAATCTGTAGCAGCAATTGAAACTAACAACAGGATTATTAATTACAAATACCTATTTTATTTTTTAGCTAAAGAATATAATAATTTAAAAAAATTAGGTCAAGGAGCGTTAACAAGTCTAAATTTAAGTATTATAAAAAATATAAAAATTCCAGTTCCTTCAATAGAAACACAAGAAAAAATTGTAAAAATATTTGATAGTTATACAGAATATGTTACAGAATTACAAGAAAAATTGAAAAAAGAATTACAGGCAAGAAATAAGCAGTATAACTATTATAGAGATATGTTGTTAAGTGAAGATTATTTAAATAAAATTTCAAATAAGATTTTTATGCAATTAGATAATATAATTCATAAAACAAAATTAATTGAAATAGCTAAATTAAGTAGAGGAAAAAGATTAGTAAGAAGTGAATTGCATGAAAATGGTCAATATCCTGTATTTCAAAATAGTTTAACTCCTTTAGGATATTATAACAATAAAAATTTTGATGGAGGAAAGACTTGTATTGTCACAGCTGGAGCAGCAGGAGAGATTTTTTATCAAGATAGGGATTTCTGGGCTGCGGATGATGTACTTGTAATAACAACAGATGATATTTTAAATAAGTATTTATATTATTTTTTGTTAAATAAGCAAAACTTAATAAAATCTAAAGTCAGAAAAGCAAGTGTTCCAAGATTATCAAGAGATGATATTGAAAAAATAGAAGTTTCATTACCTCCAATAGAAATCCAAAATAAAATTGTAAAAATTTTAGATAGGTTTCAGGAACTTCTTTCTGATACAAAAGGACTACTTCCTTTAGAAATAGAGCAAAGAAGAAAACAATATGAATATTATCGAGAAAAACTCTTGACATTTGATGAAGGAGAAGGGTATGCTTTAAGCACAGCACAGCACAGCACAGCACAGCACAGCATAGCACAGCACAGCACAGCACAGCACAGCGACAAATAA
- a CDS encoding LysR family transcriptional regulator gives MIELEQLKQLIAFATYGTLSKAAEELYISQPALSRSIQKLEKTLGVELFDRKKNKMELNENGKTVIQYAEKILNLIDEMEEKVNKNNLVQNNFSIGSCAPAPLWDMISLFGRFYPEKYILHKIENNLQLFEKLKNDIYQMIILSEPIDNSEFFCIKYKTERLFLSVPLSHPLAKKKEIHFSDITDDRMLLFNPIGIWKDVVLEKMPNMNFLIQSDRIIYQELAEMQNLLHFRSNFTLEREDNFKNNISIPIADKEAKMTFYCVCKKNIKNEIKKYLIVLVKILKK, from the coding sequence ATGATAGAATTGGAACAACTTAAACAGCTTATTGCATTTGCAACATATGGAACATTATCAAAAGCTGCTGAAGAATTGTATATTTCACAGCCTGCCCTTTCCCGTTCGATACAAAAGCTGGAAAAAACTTTAGGGGTTGAACTGTTTGACAGGAAAAAAAATAAGATGGAATTAAATGAAAATGGAAAAACTGTTATCCAGTACGCAGAAAAAATACTTAATCTTATAGATGAAATGGAAGAAAAAGTTAATAAAAATAATCTGGTTCAAAATAATTTTTCAATCGGTTCATGTGCTCCGGCTCCATTGTGGGATATGATTTCATTATTTGGAAGATTTTATCCTGAAAAATATATTCTTCATAAAATAGAAAATAATCTTCAGTTATTTGAAAAACTTAAAAATGACATTTATCAGATGATTATTCTTTCTGAACCTATTGATAATTCTGAATTTTTCTGCATAAAATATAAAACTGAACGATTATTTTTATCAGTTCCTCTAAGTCATCCACTGGCTAAAAAGAAGGAAATACATTTTTCAGATATTACAGATGACAGAATGCTCTTATTCAATCCAATCGGAATATGGAAGGATGTAGTTTTAGAAAAAATGCCTAATATGAACTTCCTTATCCAAAGTGACAGGATTATTTATCAGGAATTAGCTGAAATGCAAAATTTACTACATTTCCGTTCAAATTTCACACTTGAACGTGAAGACAATTTTAAAAATAATATTTCAATTCCAATTGCTGACAAGGAAGCAAAAATGACTTTCTACTGTGTCTGTAAGAAAAATATAAAAAATGAAATAAAAAAATATTTGATAGTTTTAGTAAAGATTCTTAAAAAATAA
- a CDS encoding restriction endonuclease subunit S, with protein MSIDINDKVEWKTLSEVAKYSKDRISFEYLNEKNYVGVENLLKNRLGKIDSNNVPTEGNSVKFNMGDILIGNIRPYLRKIWLADIEGGTNGDVLVISIDKKHKNKILSRYLYQILSDEKFFDYNIKYSKGAKMPRGDKEKIMEYKIPLPPLPVQEYIVSILDKFDALVNDLSQGLPKEIELRQKQYEYYREKLLNFEK; from the coding sequence GTGAGCATTGATATAAATGATAAAGTTGAATGGAAAACATTGAGTGAAGTAGCAAAATATTCAAAAGATAGAATATCATTTGAATATTTAAATGAAAAAAACTACGTTGGAGTAGAAAATTTATTAAAAAATAGATTAGGTAAAATAGATTCAAATAATGTTCCAACAGAAGGAAATTCAGTAAAATTTAATATGGGAGATATTTTAATTGGAAATATAAGACCATATTTGCGTAAAATATGGCTTGCTGATATTGAGGGGGGAACGAATGGAGATGTTTTAGTAATTAGCATAGATAAGAAACATAAAAATAAAATATTATCTAGATATCTTTATCAAATTTTATCGGATGAAAAGTTTTTTGATTATAACATCAAGTATTCAAAAGGAGCTAAAATGCCACGTGGAGATAAAGAAAAAATAATGGAATATAAAATCCCGCTACCTCCATTGCCAGTACAAGAATATATCGTATCAATTTTAGATAAGTTTGATGCTTTAGTCAATGATTTATCACAGGGATTACCAAAAGAAATAGAATTAAGACAGAAACAGTATGAATATTACAGGGAAAAATTATTGAACTTTGAAAAATAG
- a CDS encoding aldo/keto reductase translates to MKYVTLNNGVKMPILGFGVFQIDDMKECEEAVYNALKAGYRLIDTAAAYGNEEAVGRAIKRSGIPREEIFVTTKLWVSDVNYEKAKLAFETSLKKLDLEYIDLYLIHQPFNDVYGAWRAMTELYKEGKIKAIGVSNFYPARLVDFIINNEVVPAVNQVETHPFNQQVKANKIMKEYGVQIESWGPFAEGKNGIFANGILSEIGKKYNKSVAQVILRWLIQRNIIAIPKSTRKDRIEENFNVFDFELNSEDMGKISELDKKESLFLNYDDVEIVKWLNGRK, encoded by the coding sequence ATGAAATATGTAACTTTAAACAATGGAGTAAAAATGCCAATATTAGGATTTGGAGTATTTCAAATTGATGATATGAAAGAATGTGAGGAAGCAGTCTATAATGCGTTAAAAGCAGGATATAGATTAATTGATACAGCAGCAGCATACGGAAATGAAGAGGCAGTGGGAAGAGCTATAAAAAGAAGCGGTATACCGAGGGAAGAAATTTTTGTTACAACAAAATTATGGGTAAGTGATGTAAATTATGAAAAGGCAAAATTAGCATTTGAAACATCTTTAAAAAAATTGGATTTGGAATATATTGATTTATATTTGATACATCAGCCATTTAATGATGTTTATGGAGCTTGGAGAGCGATGACAGAGCTGTATAAGGAAGGGAAAATAAAAGCAATTGGTGTAAGTAACTTCTATCCTGCCAGACTGGTTGATTTTATTATAAATAATGAAGTAGTGCCAGCTGTAAATCAGGTGGAAACACATCCTTTCAATCAGCAGGTCAAAGCAAATAAAATAATGAAGGAATATGGGGTTCAAATAGAATCATGGGGACCTTTTGCAGAAGGGAAAAATGGCATATTTGCAAACGGAATTTTATCTGAAATTGGTAAAAAATACAACAAATCTGTGGCTCAGGTAATTTTAAGATGGTTAATTCAGAGAAATATAATTGCAATACCTAAATCAACAAGAAAAGACAGAATTGAAGAAAATTTCAATGTATTTGACTTTGAATTGAACAGTGAGGATATGGGAAAAATATCTGAACTTGATAAAAAGGAAAGTTTATTTTTAAACTATGATGATGTAGAAATAGTAAAATGGCTTAATGGAAGGAAATAA
- a CDS encoding type I restriction endonuclease subunit R, with product MSEKSAIYERSTIAEMTNGIILANYEEILQVQDTYQSEKELEDGMIRDLESQGYERFYGKTSEELYKNLKIQIERLNKVAFTDKEWERFLVEYLDCPNDGMIEKTRKIQENYIYDFIFDDGHLKNIKIIDKKNIHNNILQVCNQIKQKGKHKNRYDVTILVNGLPLVHIELKKRGVSLHEAFSQIDRYGKESFNAENSLYKFVQIFVISNGTYTRYFANTTAQNKNHYEFTCEWADAKNKVIRDLKDFTATFFEKRTILEVLTKYCVFDSNNTLLIMRPYQIAATERILWKIESSYQNKKSGKIEAGGFIWHTTGSGKTLTSFKTAKLATELEYIDKVFFVVDRKDLDYQTMKEYQKFQPDSVNGSKDTKELKQSIEKQDNKIVVTTIQKLNEFVKKNPSHEIYDKHCVIIYDECHRSQFGDAQKNIRKSFKNYYQFGFTGTPIFPENALGSDTTAGIFGAQLHSYVITDAIRDKKVLKFKVDYNDIRAKFKAAETETDDKKLKELEKRMLLHPERISKIVEYILKVYNTKTHRNEYYNIKQKRLNGFNAIFAVQSVEAAKLYYEEFQKQQENLPEEKRLKVATIYSFAANEERNAIGDIPDENFEPSAMESTAKEFLDKVISDYNDYFKTNFSTNGNEFQNYYKDLSKKVKDKKIDILIVVGMFLTGFDAPTLNTLFVDKNLRYHGLIQAFSRTNRILNKVKTFGNIVCFRDLEKATKNAIKTFGDENSVNVILEKSYNDYIKGFKDEETGKSVKGYIDLCNEIVKKFPKPVEIEKNQDKKEFAELFGELLKTENILKNFDEFENFEKIISDRQMQDMKSVYVDICEEIRNAGKDDQNNSNEQGIDFSDIEFQIDLLKTDEINLDYILELILEKTKEHDDIEILKSEIRRIIRTSLGTRAKENLVINFINKTDLKKLKNNGEILDAFYKYAKEEKKEKIDELVKDENLKEDSRRFIEKSINKGFVDYAGSELDSILPPTSRRKGAREVKKQSVLEKIRKMVEIFIGI from the coding sequence ATGTCGGAAAAAAGTGCGATTTATGAAAGATCAACAATTGCTGAGATGACGAATGGAATTATTTTAGCTAATTATGAAGAAATACTTCAAGTTCAAGATACATATCAAAGTGAAAAAGAACTTGAAGATGGGATGATAAGGGATTTAGAAAGTCAAGGTTATGAAAGATTTTATGGGAAGACATCGGAGGAACTTTATAAAAATTTGAAGATTCAAATTGAAAGATTAAATAAAGTTGCTTTTACAGATAAAGAATGGGAAAGATTTTTAGTGGAATATCTTGATTGTCCAAATGACGGAATGATTGAGAAAACTAGAAAGATTCAGGAAAATTATATCTATGATTTTATTTTTGATGACGGACATTTGAAAAATATAAAAATTATTGATAAAAAAAATATACATAATAATATTTTACAGGTTTGTAATCAAATTAAGCAAAAAGGTAAGCATAAAAATCGTTATGATGTAACGATATTAGTTAATGGATTGCCACTTGTTCATATAGAATTGAAAAAACGTGGAGTAAGTCTTCATGAGGCATTTAGTCAGATTGATAGATACGGCAAGGAAAGCTTCAATGCTGAAAATTCACTTTATAAATTTGTTCAGATTTTTGTAATTTCAAATGGAACTTATACTCGTTATTTTGCAAATACTACGGCACAGAATAAAAATCATTATGAATTTACATGTGAGTGGGCAGATGCGAAAAATAAAGTTATTAGAGATCTTAAAGATTTTACAGCAACATTTTTTGAAAAGCGAACTATTTTAGAAGTTTTGACAAAATATTGTGTTTTTGACTCAAATAATACACTACTTATAATGAGACCTTATCAGATTGCAGCGACAGAACGTATTTTGTGGAAGATAGAATCTAGTTATCAAAATAAGAAATCTGGGAAAATTGAAGCTGGAGGATTTATTTGGCATACTACAGGTTCAGGAAAAACTTTGACTTCTTTTAAAACGGCAAAACTTGCTACAGAGCTTGAATATATTGATAAAGTGTTTTTTGTGGTTGATAGAAAAGACTTAGATTATCAGACAATGAAGGAATATCAGAAATTTCAGCCTGATAGTGTAAATGGTAGTAAAGATACAAAAGAACTTAAACAAAGTATTGAAAAACAGGATAACAAAATAGTTGTTACAACAATTCAAAAATTAAATGAATTTGTCAAAAAAAATCCAAGCCATGAAATTTACGATAAACATTGTGTCATAATTTACGATGAATGTCATCGTTCACAATTTGGAGATGCACAAAAAAATATTAGAAAATCTTTTAAAAATTATTATCAGTTTGGATTTACAGGAACACCAATTTTTCCTGAAAATGCTCTTGGAAGTGATACAACAGCTGGAATTTTTGGAGCTCAATTACATAGTTATGTTATAACAGATGCTATTCGTGATAAAAAAGTTTTAAAATTTAAAGTGGATTATAATGATATTAGGGCAAAATTTAAAGCAGCTGAAACAGAAACAGATGATAAAAAGCTCAAGGAACTTGAAAAAAGAATGTTGTTACATCCTGAGAGAATTTCTAAAATAGTAGAATATATTTTAAAAGTATACAATACAAAAACTCATAGAAATGAATATTATAATATAAAACAGAAACGGCTAAACGGATTTAATGCTATATTTGCTGTTCAAAGTGTAGAAGCGGCAAAACTTTATTATGAAGAATTTCAAAAACAGCAAGAAAATTTGCCTGAAGAAAAAAGACTGAAAGTAGCGACAATTTATAGTTTTGCTGCGAATGAAGAGCGGAATGCGATAGGAGATATTCCTGATGAAAATTTTGAGCCAAGTGCAATGGAATCGACAGCGAAAGAATTTTTGGATAAAGTGATATCTGATTACAACGATTATTTTAAAACAAATTTTTCAACAAATGGAAACGAATTTCAGAATTATTATAAAGATTTGTCTAAAAAGGTTAAGGATAAAAAAATTGATATTTTAATTGTTGTGGGAATGTTTTTGACAGGTTTCGATGCACCAACATTAAATACTTTGTTTGTTGATAAGAATTTGAGATACCACGGATTAATTCAAGCGTTTTCAAGAACAAACCGTATTTTGAATAAAGTTAAAACTTTTGGAAATATTGTATGTTTTAGAGATTTGGAAAAGGCTACAAAAAATGCTATTAAAACTTTTGGAGATGAAAATAGTGTAAATGTAATTCTTGAAAAAAGTTATAACGACTATATAAAGGGATTTAAAGATGAGGAAACAGGAAAATCAGTAAAAGGATATATAGATTTGTGTAATGAAATAGTTAAAAAATTTCCAAAGCCTGTTGAAATTGAAAAAAATCAAGATAAAAAGGAATTTGCAGAATTATTTGGAGAATTGCTTAAAACAGAAAATATACTTAAAAATTTCGATGAATTTGAAAATTTTGAGAAAATTATATCTGATAGACAAATGCAGGATATGAAGAGTGTTTATGTAGATATTTGTGAAGAAATAAGAAATGCTGGAAAAGATGATCAAAATAATAGTAACGAACAAGGAATTGATTTTTCTGATATTGAATTTCAAATTGATTTGCTGAAAACGGATGAAATTAATTTAGATTATATTTTAGAGTTAATTTTAGAAAAGACAAAAGAACATGATGATATTGAAATATTGAAATCTGAAATAAGAAGAATTATACGTACAAGTTTAGGAACTAGAGCTAAAGAGAATTTAGTTATAAATTTTATTAACAAAACAGATTTAAAAAAATTGAAAAATAATGGAGAAATTCTTGACGCTTTTTATAAATATGCAAAAGAAGAAAAGAAGGAAAAAATTGATGAATTAGTTAAAGATGAGAATTTAAAAGAAGATTCTAGAAGATTTATTGAAAAATCTATAAATAAAGGTTTTGTTGATTATGCTGGCTCTGAATTAGATAGTATTCTTCCGCCAACTTCACGAAGAAAAGGGGCAAGAGAGGTTAAAAAACAATCTGTATTAGAGAAAATACGGAAAATGGTAGAAATTTTTATAGGGATTTAA
- a CDS encoding type I restriction-modification system subunit M, translated as MANTKESNETAQRAELHRKIWAIADNVRGAVDGWDFKQYILGILFYRFISENMTEFFNKAEHEAGDLKFNYADISDEEAKEDFRAGTVEDKGFFILPSQLFENVVKTARTNENLNTDLVNIFKAIEASAVGFESEDDIKGLFEDVDTTSNRLGGTVAEKNTRLADILTGISEINFGSFQHNDIDAFGDAYEYLISNYASNAGKSGGEFFTPQTVSKLLARLVMEGKENINKVYDPTCGSGSLLLQMKKQFEEHIIDEGFFGQEINMTNFNLARMNMFLHNVNYNNFSIKRGDTLLNPLHNDEKPFDAIVSNPPYSIKWIGDGDPTLINDERFAPVGKLAPKSYADYAFIMHSLSYLSSKGRAAIVCFPGIFYRKGAEKIIRKYLIDNNFVDCVIQLPENLFFGTSIATCILVMAKNKTENKTLFIDASKEFKKETNNNILKPENIEKIVNEFREKTDVEYFARLVDNSEIAENDYNLSVSTYVEKEDTREKIDIDVLNKEIDETVKRIDELRTSINEIVKELESE; from the coding sequence GTGGCAAATACAAAAGAATCAAATGAAACGGCACAAAGAGCAGAATTGCATCGTAAAATTTGGGCAATTGCAGATAATGTGCGTGGAGCGGTGGATGGTTGGGATTTTAAGCAATATATTTTGGGAATATTATTTTATAGATTTATTTCAGAAAATATGACAGAATTTTTCAATAAAGCAGAACATGAAGCTGGAGATTTGAAATTTAATTATGCGGATATTTCTGATGAAGAAGCCAAAGAAGATTTTAGAGCTGGTACCGTGGAAGATAAAGGATTTTTTATTTTACCAAGTCAACTTTTTGAAAATGTAGTAAAAACAGCGAGAACCAATGAAAATTTGAATACAGATTTAGTAAATATTTTTAAAGCTATTGAAGCAAGTGCTGTTGGATTTGAGTCGGAAGATGATATTAAAGGATTATTTGAAGATGTCGATACTACGAGTAATCGTTTAGGTGGAACGGTTGCTGAAAAAAATACAAGATTAGCAGATATTTTAACAGGAATTTCTGAAATTAATTTTGGGAGTTTTCAGCATAATGATATAGATGCTTTTGGAGATGCGTATGAATATCTGATTTCAAATTATGCCAGCAATGCTGGTAAGTCAGGAGGAGAATTTTTTACTCCACAAACTGTTTCAAAACTTTTAGCACGGCTTGTGATGGAAGGAAAAGAAAACATAAATAAAGTTTATGATCCGACATGTGGAAGTGGTTCGTTGCTACTACAAATGAAAAAGCAGTTTGAGGAACATATTATTGATGAGGGATTTTTTGGGCAGGAAATAAACATGACTAACTTTAACCTGGCTCGTATGAATATGTTTTTACACAATGTAAACTACAATAATTTTTCAATAAAACGTGGAGATACTTTACTTAATCCGTTGCATAATGATGAAAAGCCTTTTGATGCGATTGTTTCAAATCCGCCGTATTCGATTAAATGGATAGGAGACGGAGATCCGACACTTATTAATGATGAACGATTTGCACCAGTAGGAAAACTTGCACCAAAATCTTATGCAGATTATGCGTTTATAATGCATTCATTAAGTTATTTGTCAAGCAAAGGAAGAGCAGCAATAGTATGTTTTCCAGGTATTTTTTATAGAAAAGGTGCAGAAAAAATTATTCGTAAATATTTAATAGACAACAATTTTGTAGATTGTGTAATACAGCTTCCAGAAAACCTGTTTTTTGGAACATCAATAGCGACTTGTATTTTAGTAATGGCAAAGAATAAGACAGAAAATAAAACATTATTTATTGATGCAAGTAAGGAATTTAAAAAAGAAACGAATAATAATATTTTGAAACCTGAAAATATTGAAAAAATAGTAAATGAATTTAGAGAAAAAACTGATGTAGAATATTTTGCAAGATTGGTTGATAATAGTGAAATAGCTGAGAATGACTATAATTTGTCAGTTTCAACTTATGTGGAAAAGGAAGATACTCGTGAAAAAATAGATATTGATGTGTTGAATAAGGAAATTGATGAAACAGTAAAAAGAATAGATGAATTAAGGACTTCTATAAATGAAATAGTGAAGGAGCTTGAAAGTGAATAA
- a CDS encoding RNA-guided endonuclease TnpB family protein, translating to MKYNLAFKYRIYPNKDQELLINKTFGCVRFVYNMILYIANKIYEETGKNKIITPASLKSENQFLKEVDSLALSNAQLNVKRSFTNFFQKRAKFPRFKSKKNNVKSYTTNCVNNSIRIEENKYLILPKLKKVKLKYHREIPKDYKIKSVTLTNSNGNYYVFILTEFGKEIQKVASNDRVIGLDFSMSELFISSENQRADYPKYFRMLEEELKKLQKSLSRKVKFSKNWYKQKAKISKLHEYIKNCRRDFLHKLSKKLSETYNAVVVEDLNMKGMSQALNFGKSVGDNGWGMFLRMLEYKLMFLGKQFLKIDKWFPSSKTCSKCGNIKEELKLSERSYKCECCGIEIDRDYNAAVNIKNIGKLMLEY from the coding sequence ATGAAATATAATTTAGCATTCAAATACAGAATTTATCCAAATAAAGATCAAGAATTGTTGATAAACAAGACTTTTGGATGTGTTCGTTTTGTTTACAATATGATTTTGTATATTGCTAATAAAATTTATGAAGAAACTGGAAAAAATAAAATAATTACACCTGCCAGTTTGAAAAGTGAAAATCAATTTTTGAAAGAAGTGGACAGTCTGGCACTTTCAAATGCTCAATTAAATGTAAAACGATCATTTACGAATTTCTTTCAAAAGAGAGCAAAGTTTCCAAGATTCAAATCTAAAAAGAATAATGTTAAAAGTTACACGACAAATTGTGTGAACAATTCGATACGAATTGAGGAAAATAAATATTTGATTTTGCCAAAATTGAAAAAAGTTAAATTAAAATATCATAGAGAAATACCGAAGGATTACAAGATAAAGTCAGTAACATTGACAAACAGTAATGGAAATTACTATGTTTTTATTTTGACGGAATTTGGAAAGGAAATTCAAAAGGTAGCTAGTAATGATAGAGTAATTGGACTTGATTTTTCGATGTCTGAACTATTTATCAGTTCTGAAAACCAAAGGGCTGATTATCCAAAATATTTTAGAATGTTGGAAGAAGAATTGAAAAAATTACAGAAATCATTATCAAGAAAAGTGAAGTTTTCTAAAAATTGGTATAAGCAAAAAGCGAAAATATCAAAATTGCATGAGTATATTAAAAATTGTCGAAGAGATTTTCTACATAAATTGTCGAAAAAATTGTCTGAAACATATAATGCTGTGGTTGTTGAGGATTTGAATATGAAAGGGATGAGCCAGGCATTAAATTTTGGGAAAAGTGTAGGAGATAATGGGTGGGGAATGTTTTTGAGAATGCTTGAGTATAAACTGATGTTTTTAGGGAAACAATTTTTGAAGATAGATAAGTGGTTTCCATCGTCGAAAACTTGCAGTAAATGTGGAAATATTAAAGAGGAGCTGAAATTATCAGAAAGAAGTTATAAATGTGAGTGCTGTGGAATTGAGATTGATAGGGATTATAATGCTGCAGTGAATATAAAAAACATTGGAAAATTGATGTTGGAATATTAG